A window of the Burkholderia sp. 9120 genome harbors these coding sequences:
- a CDS encoding class I SAM-dependent DNA methyltransferase gives MLDDIKKTLWATADKQRANMDAAEYKHIVLGLIFLKYISDTFAARRAELTRRFADEGDEYFLHGCDDELLADELEDRDYYREVNVFWVPETARWESLRSAAKQTDIGKRIDDALAEIEAENPKLKGILDKRYARSQLPDGKLGELVDLISTIGFGEDASQARDVLGQVYEYFLGQFASAEGKKGGQFYTPASIVKTLVAVLAPHHGKVYDPCCGSGGMFVQSEKFIEAHGGKLGDVSIYGQESNPTTWRLAAMNLAIRGIDYNLGREPADTFVRNQHPDLRADFVLANPPFNISDWWHGSLEGDPRWVYGTPPQGNANYAWLQHMLYHLKANGRAGIVLANGSMSSSQNSEGDIRRAMVDADVVEVMVALPGQLFFNTQIPACLWFLAKQKVNRQGEVLFIDARKLGSMISRTQTELSDEIITRIANTVAAWRGDATDGVDAYADILGYCRSVSLAEIAEHGHVLTPGRYVGTEEIEDDDEAFAEKMQKLTEKLGEQMAKGAELDQLIRQKLGGLGYEF, from the coding sequence ATGCTTGATGACATCAAAAAGACCCTCTGGGCAACCGCCGACAAGCAGCGCGCCAATATGGACGCTGCCGAGTACAAACACATCGTGCTCGGCCTCATTTTCCTTAAGTACATCTCCGATACTTTTGCGGCCCGGCGCGCAGAGCTGACCCGCCGTTTTGCCGACGAAGGCGACGAATACTTCCTGCACGGCTGTGACGACGAACTGCTCGCCGACGAGCTTGAAGACCGTGACTACTACCGCGAGGTCAACGTATTCTGGGTGCCCGAAACCGCGCGTTGGGAGAGCCTGCGCAGCGCGGCCAAGCAGACCGACATCGGCAAGCGCATTGACGACGCTCTTGCGGAAATCGAAGCCGAGAACCCCAAGCTCAAGGGTATCCTGGACAAGCGCTATGCCCGCTCGCAGTTGCCGGACGGCAAACTGGGCGAGCTGGTCGACCTGATTTCGACCATCGGCTTTGGCGAGGACGCCAGCCAGGCGCGCGATGTGCTCGGGCAGGTGTACGAATACTTCCTCGGCCAGTTCGCCAGTGCCGAAGGCAAGAAGGGTGGGCAGTTCTACACGCCGGCGTCCATCGTCAAGACGCTTGTGGCTGTGCTGGCACCTCACCACGGCAAAGTCTACGACCCCTGCTGTGGCTCCGGTGGCATGTTCGTGCAGTCCGAGAAGTTCATCGAAGCCCACGGCGGCAAGCTGGGTGACGTGTCTATCTACGGGCAGGAGTCCAACCCTACCACCTGGAGGTTGGCGGCGATGAACCTCGCCATTCGGGGTATCGACTACAACCTCGGGCGCGAACCGGCCGACACGTTTGTACGCAACCAGCACCCGGACCTGCGCGCCGACTTCGTGCTTGCCAATCCGCCTTTCAACATAAGTGACTGGTGGCACGGCAGCCTGGAAGGCGACCCGCGCTGGGTGTATGGAACGCCGCCGCAGGGCAACGCCAACTACGCGTGGCTCCAGCACATGCTGTATCACCTCAAGGCCAATGGCCGCGCGGGTATCGTGCTGGCCAATGGCTCGATGAGCTCGAGCCAGAACTCCGAAGGCGACATCCGTCGTGCCATGGTTGACGCTGACGTGGTCGAAGTAATGGTCGCATTGCCGGGCCAACTTTTCTTCAACACCCAGATTCCAGCCTGTCTGTGGTTTCTCGCCAAACAGAAAGTCAACCGCCAGGGTGAAGTGCTGTTCATCGACGCCCGCAAGCTCGGCAGCATGATTAGCCGTACGCAGACGGAACTGTCCGACGAGATTATTACGCGCATTGCTAATACTGTCGCCGCCTGGCGTGGCGACGCGACTGATGGTGTCGACGCATACGCGGACATCCTCGGCTACTGCCGCAGCGTGAGCCTTGCCGAAATTGCTGAGCACGGCCATGTGCTGACACCGGGACGTTACGTCGGTACCGAGGAGATTGAGGACGACGATGAAGCGTTTGCCGAGAAGATGCAGAAACTCACGGAAAAGCTGGGCGAACAGATGGCGAAGGGCGCAGAACTGGACCAGTTGATTCGGCAGAAGCTGGGGGGGCTGGGATATGAATTCTGA
- a CDS encoding uracil-DNA glycosylase, producing the protein MTPRSFVAALSQINMEGVFNPYNHRCDVHDLADAPAVRRRNLRTYLAAIEQLGVDTIWMGRDLGYRGGRRTGLALTDERRLDAVAHSYPGATPSKATRGPVVAERTAAEIWAILERLDRLPLLWNVFPFHPHEVDDPLTNRKFTAKELATVTELNHELFKWLGITRIICIGQDATNYAKAFGATVDCVRHPSYGGVSDFRNGMARIYGHSLSPAPASAQVSLF; encoded by the coding sequence ATGACTCCCCGCTCGTTCGTTGCTGCCCTTTCGCAAATCAACATGGAAGGTGTGTTCAACCCATACAACCATCGCTGTGACGTGCACGACCTTGCAGATGCACCCGCAGTTCGCCGGCGGAATCTGAGGACATACCTTGCAGCAATCGAGCAATTGGGGGTGGATACTATCTGGATGGGACGCGACCTTGGCTATCGTGGTGGCCGACGCACTGGACTCGCACTGACGGACGAACGCAGACTCGACGCCGTCGCGCATTCCTATCCCGGCGCTACACCAAGCAAAGCGACACGAGGCCCAGTCGTCGCAGAGCGAACCGCCGCAGAAATCTGGGCAATATTGGAGCGGCTTGACCGGCTGCCGCTGCTGTGGAACGTGTTTCCGTTTCATCCCCACGAGGTGGATGACCCACTGACGAATCGCAAATTCACGGCAAAGGAACTCGCAACTGTCACGGAGCTTAATCACGAACTCTTCAAATGGCTTGGTATTACGCGCATCATTTGCATCGGCCAAGATGCTACCAACTACGCGAAGGCGTTTGGAGCCACAGTTGATTGCGTGCGGCATCCAAGCTACGGTGGCGTGTCCGACTTTCGCAACGGAATGGCTCGAATCTATGGCCACAGTCTTTCGCCCGCTCCCGCATCTGCACAAGTCTCGTTATTCTAA
- a CDS encoding nucleoside triphosphate pyrophosphohydrolase family protein, with protein sequence MYAIEDATGKQLSLSEYQARASAANRFKGKEDAFSQLRFGFFGEIGSVLSAVKKTSRDFGLAEQANVTEELGDALWYLATIAEECGHTLDQVGASALTVLQRRLDVNHTHSGDTLNFAEFDGLVAFCRSKIESHSRATALCELGANCGHLMAVPAAGNDLAGQSRLEPLGTLLADMVLVSAHFHVKFEKVATDNMSKFESRWPREGTEHVPLFDVNLPELEQLPREFTMRFIQLVGADGVPYVIQQLNGVNIGDRLTDNRTEADGYRFHDVIHLAYVAHLGWSPVIRGLLKLKRKSKPDVDRDQDGARAMIIEEGIATWIFNHAHRRRFFVDTEPGKLEYGLLKQVRDMVKGYEAYDCPLWQWEKAILEGFKVFRELYDAGGGDVHVNMLAHTISFSPVADRPQAPILRPKNQKLVGAVLPPLSTE encoded by the coding sequence ATGTACGCTATTGAGGATGCTACTGGCAAGCAACTGTCTCTGTCCGAATACCAGGCTCGTGCCAGTGCAGCCAATCGTTTCAAAGGCAAAGAGGACGCATTTAGCCAGCTTAGATTCGGTTTTTTTGGTGAAATTGGTAGCGTATTGTCCGCGGTCAAAAAAACAAGCCGGGATTTCGGTCTAGCGGAACAAGCAAATGTCACGGAGGAGCTCGGCGACGCTCTCTGGTATCTGGCGACTATCGCTGAGGAATGTGGCCATACCCTCGACCAGGTTGGTGCATCCGCGTTGACCGTCCTGCAACGCCGGCTCGATGTAAATCACACGCACTCAGGTGATACGCTGAACTTCGCAGAATTTGATGGATTGGTGGCGTTCTGCCGGAGCAAAATCGAATCGCATTCGCGCGCGACCGCCCTATGCGAGCTCGGTGCAAACTGCGGCCATTTGATGGCTGTGCCGGCGGCTGGCAACGATTTGGCGGGACAGTCACGGCTCGAACCGCTTGGCACGTTGTTGGCGGACATGGTCTTGGTGAGTGCACACTTCCATGTGAAATTCGAAAAGGTTGCGACCGACAATATGAGCAAGTTTGAGTCGCGGTGGCCGCGCGAAGGTACAGAGCACGTGCCCTTGTTTGATGTCAACCTGCCGGAGCTCGAACAACTCCCTCGGGAATTCACGATGCGGTTCATTCAGTTGGTGGGGGCGGACGGGGTTCCGTACGTTATTCAGCAGCTGAACGGTGTGAATATTGGAGACCGGCTTACCGATAACCGCACCGAGGCCGATGGCTACCGATTTCATGACGTAATCCATTTGGCGTACGTGGCGCACCTAGGTTGGTCTCCCGTTATCCGAGGCTTGTTGAAGCTTAAGCGCAAAAGCAAGCCGGACGTTGACCGTGACCAAGATGGCGCCCGCGCGATGATTATCGAAGAAGGCATTGCTACCTGGATTTTCAATCACGCTCACCGCCGCCGTTTTTTTGTGGACACCGAGCCGGGTAAGCTCGAGTACGGGCTACTCAAGCAGGTAAGGGATATGGTGAAAGGCTATGAGGCCTATGACTGTCCGCTTTGGCAGTGGGAGAAGGCTATCTTGGAAGGTTTCAAGGTCTTCCGTGAGCTATACGACGCAGGCGGTGGTGATGTGCATGTCAACATGCTCGCGCACACAATCAGTTTCAGCCCCGTAGCCGACAGGCCTCAGGCTCCGATTCTCCGTCCCAAAAACCAAAAATTGGTCGGTGCAGTTCTACCGCCCTTGAGTACAGAGTAA
- a CDS encoding C1 family peptidase produces MIEIEVNHSDRLGPPRNQGRRPTCLAFAASDLNAFAHSTGHLSVEYLCHFAAKAIDGWQPGDGFTTDQVFTALTRPGQPSEEIYPYQIGTPDAPLLAPPANLLPLYSGNVREQDLTLEDVLTQVRVARAVCIVIAVTKSLFYPQDGIVEFDPFVIPNQFHALLAVGVGAHTQSHETHVLLRNSWGAGWGRQGHAWVSERYLRLHMQEGFSV; encoded by the coding sequence ATGATTGAAATCGAGGTGAACCATTCGGACCGCCTCGGTCCTCCGCGCAACCAGGGTAGACGGCCAACATGCTTGGCATTCGCTGCATCCGACCTGAACGCTTTCGCTCACTCGACGGGGCATCTCAGTGTCGAGTACTTGTGCCACTTCGCCGCGAAGGCAATAGATGGCTGGCAACCTGGCGACGGCTTTACGACGGACCAAGTTTTTACAGCGCTCACTCGCCCTGGCCAGCCATCGGAAGAAATCTATCCGTATCAGATAGGTACGCCCGATGCGCCACTCCTGGCACCGCCGGCGAATCTTTTGCCGCTCTACTCTGGCAATGTGAGGGAACAAGATTTAACGCTTGAAGATGTCCTGACTCAGGTTCGGGTCGCCCGCGCGGTCTGTATAGTAATAGCGGTCACGAAATCACTGTTTTACCCGCAAGACGGAATCGTCGAGTTTGACCCCTTCGTCATTCCGAATCAGTTCCATGCGCTGCTGGCCGTTGGCGTTGGCGCGCACACGCAATCACACGAGACACACGTTTTGCTGCGAAACTCCTGGGGTGCGGGGTGGGGACGACAAGGGCATGCTTGGGTATCGGAGCGATATCTCCGATTACACATGCAAGAGGGATTCTCGGTGTAA
- the gyrB gene encoding DNA topoisomerase (ATP-hydrolyzing) subunit B, whose protein sequence is MTETNNTQPDNSYGASSIQILEGLEAVRKRPGMYIGDTSDGTGLHHLVFEVLDNSIDEALAGHCNDIQVIIHADNSISITDNGRGVPTGLKMDDKHDPKRSAAEIVMTELHAGGKFDQNSYKVSGGLHGVGVSCVNALSAWLRLVIRRDGKKHFMEFHRGVPQNRIIEEIDGVAVSPIQVTGDTENRGTEVHFLADDTIFGNVEYHYDILAKRIRELSFLNNGVRIRLTDQRSGKEEDFAFVGGVKGFVEYINKNKAVLHPNIFHVSGEKDGIAVEVAMQWNDSYNENVLCFTNNIPQRDGGSHLTGLRAAMTRVLNKYINDHDVAKKAKVETSGDDMREGLSCVLSVKVPEPKFSAQTKDKLVSSEVRAPVEDVVAKALEEFLLETPIDAKIIVGKIVDAARARDAARKAREMTRRKGVLDGVGLPGKLADCQEKDPAKSEIYIVEGDSAGGSAKQGRDRKFQAILPLRGKVLNVEKARFDKLISSEQIVTLITALGCGIGKDDYNLEKLRYHRIIIMTDADVDGAHIRTLLLTFFYRQMPEMIERGFIYIAQPPLFKIKAGKDERYLKDESEVNAHILKLALQGSELVPAEGATPITGDALGELARAYLLAQAVVNRLSRLYDAGALEAVMDGVVMDLSSEEAAEASARAMEAKLRDEPLKPEVKVTTMYDEVRELRSLRVARTHHGNQKIFVLDEEFQLTADYRQLINTANTFKGLIQAGAVIKRGERSMAVTDFKSAMKWLLADAERNISKQRYKGLGEMNPGQLWETTMDPTVRRLLRVQIEDAIAADGIFTTLMGDDVEPRRAFIESNALRAGNIDV, encoded by the coding sequence ATGACTGAAACGAACAATACGCAACCCGACAACAGCTACGGCGCCTCGTCCATTCAGATCCTCGAAGGTCTGGAGGCGGTGCGCAAGCGGCCGGGGATGTACATCGGGGATACATCGGATGGCACCGGTTTGCATCACCTCGTGTTCGAGGTGCTCGACAACTCGATCGACGAAGCATTGGCCGGGCATTGCAACGACATCCAGGTGATTATTCACGCGGATAACTCGATCTCGATCACCGACAACGGCCGCGGCGTGCCGACCGGTCTGAAGATGGACGACAAGCACGATCCGAAGCGCAGTGCCGCTGAAATCGTGATGACCGAGTTGCATGCCGGCGGCAAGTTCGACCAGAACAGCTACAAGGTGTCCGGCGGTTTGCACGGCGTGGGTGTGTCGTGCGTGAACGCGCTGTCGGCGTGGTTGCGTCTCGTGATTCGTCGCGATGGTAAGAAGCACTTCATGGAGTTTCACCGTGGCGTGCCGCAGAACCGCATCATCGAAGAGATCGATGGCGTGGCCGTGTCGCCGATTCAGGTGACGGGCGATACCGAGAATCGCGGTACCGAAGTGCACTTTCTCGCCGACGACACGATTTTCGGCAATGTCGAATATCACTACGACATCCTGGCGAAGCGGATTCGCGAACTGTCGTTCCTGAATAACGGCGTGCGGATTCGTTTGACGGATCAGCGCTCGGGTAAGGAAGAAGATTTTGCGTTTGTGGGCGGCGTGAAGGGTTTTGTTGAGTACATCAACAAGAACAAGGCCGTGCTGCACCCGAATATTTTCCACGTCAGCGGCGAGAAGGACGGCATTGCCGTCGAAGTCGCGATGCAGTGGAACGACAGCTACAACGAAAACGTGCTGTGCTTCACCAACAACATTCCGCAGCGTGACGGCGGCTCGCACCTGACCGGGTTGCGTGCGGCGATGACGCGCGTGCTGAACAAGTACATCAACGATCACGACGTCGCCAAGAAGGCGAAGGTCGAGACGTCGGGTGACGATATGCGCGAAGGGTTGTCGTGCGTGTTGTCGGTGAAGGTGCCGGAGCCGAAGTTCAGCGCGCAGACGAAGGACAAGCTGGTGTCGTCGGAAGTGCGCGCGCCGGTGGAGGATGTGGTCGCGAAGGCGCTCGAGGAGTTTCTGCTTGAGACGCCGATCGACGCGAAGATCATCGTCGGCAAGATTGTCGACGCGGCTCGCGCGCGGGATGCGGCTCGGAAGGCGCGCGAAATGACGCGGCGTAAGGGCGTGCTCGACGGCGTTGGCTTGCCTGGGAAGCTCGCGGATTGCCAGGAAAAGGATCCGGCGAAGTCCGAGATTTATATCGTCGAGGGTGACTCGGCAGGCGGCTCGGCGAAGCAGGGTCGCGATCGGAAGTTTCAGGCGATTTTGCCGTTGCGCGGCAAGGTGCTGAACGTTGAAAAGGCGCGGTTCGATAAGCTGATTTCTTCCGAGCAGATCGTTACGCTGATTACCGCGTTGGGTTGTGGGATCGGCAAGGACGATTACAACCTGGAGAAGCTGCGTTATCACCGCATCATCATCATGACCGATGCTGACGTGGACGGCGCGCATATTCGAACGCTGTTGCTGACGTTCTTCTATCGCCAGATGCCGGAGATGATCGAGCGTGGGTTTATCTATATCGCGCAACCGCCGCTGTTCAAGATCAAGGCGGGGAAGGATGAGCGGTATTTGAAGGATGAGTCCGAGGTTAATGCTCACATTTTGAAGCTGGCGTTGCAGGGCTCGGAACTGGTGCCGGCTGAAGGCGCTACGCCGATTACTGGTGACGCGTTGGGTGAGTTGGCTCGTGCTTATTTGCTGGCGCAGGCGGTAGTGAATCGGTTGAGCCGTTTGTATGACGCTGGCGCGCTTGAAGCGGTGATGGATGGGGTCGTGATGGACCTGTCCAGTGAGGAAGCGGCTGAGGCTTCGGCTCGGGCGATGGAAGCGAAGTTGCGCGATGAACCGCTGAAGCCTGAAGTTAAGGTGACGACGATGTATGACGAAGTGCGTGAGTTGCGCTCACTGCGCGTCGCGCGGACGCATCACGGGAATCAGAAGATTTTTGTGCTGGATGAAGAGTTTCAGCTGACTGCGGATTACCGACAGCTTATTAATACGGCTAATACGTTTAAGGGGTTGATTCAGGCTGGGGCGGTGATCAAGCGGGGTGAGCGGAGTATGGCGGTTACCGACTTCAAGAGTGCGATGAAGTGGTTGCTGGCCGACGCTGAGCGGAATATTTCGAAGCAGCGCTATAAGGGTCTCGGTGAGATGAACCCTGGGCAGCTTTGGGAGACTACGATGGATCCGACCGTGCGTCGTCTTCTTCGTGTGCAGATTGAGGATGCTATTGCGGCTGACGGTATCTTCACGACGCTCATGGGGGATGATGTGGAACCGCGGAGAGCGTTTATTGAGTCGAATGCGCTTAGGGCGGGGAATATTGACGTTTGA
- a CDS encoding ImmA/IrrE family metallo-endopeptidase, translating to MARDDLLQAARRAAEVLNDFSVRDRITAGYTRVDPTRLASEASVTVMFRPLERLLGGFLREGDQVGILVNSERPRGLVHMTCAHELGHYFLDHESNTDETVDIGKSASLVERQANQFAYSLLAPQWLIATIMRMKRWSKHHLADPSVIYQLSLRLGTSYSAMIWSLVRLGLLSEGQATPALGQSPKALKLAALYEKDASTKVEGDVWVLDSSDRDRVIEPSTKDSFVVDLPNHAAAGHLWTIDELRCEGFTLEPFTHDARTVSKPPRDSIIVGGLGVDRTLRYSLTPVANFAQGLSSEPNVRALVSVHETTPWAATAPSHDAFSFSTEFDDIKGGLSKPERARRLERVRGGVDD from the coding sequence ATGGCACGCGACGATTTGCTGCAGGCTGCGCGGCGAGCCGCAGAGGTTTTGAACGACTTCTCTGTTCGTGACCGCATTACTGCGGGATACACACGCGTTGACCCGACACGCTTGGCTAGCGAAGCTAGCGTGACTGTGATGTTCCGCCCACTCGAGCGTCTCCTCGGGGGGTTTTTGCGTGAAGGCGACCAAGTCGGCATATTGGTCAACTCCGAGCGGCCCAGAGGGTTGGTTCATATGACGTGTGCTCACGAGCTTGGGCACTACTTCCTTGACCACGAAAGCAACACCGATGAAACGGTCGACATCGGCAAGAGTGCTAGCCTCGTCGAACGGCAAGCAAACCAGTTCGCATATTCGTTACTCGCGCCGCAGTGGCTGATAGCCACCATCATGAGGATGAAGCGTTGGTCAAAACATCACCTCGCTGACCCGTCTGTAATTTATCAACTGTCGTTGCGCCTTGGGACGAGCTATTCGGCAATGATATGGTCTCTAGTACGCTTGGGCCTTCTCTCCGAGGGGCAAGCGACGCCGGCTTTGGGGCAAAGCCCAAAAGCCTTGAAGCTTGCCGCCTTGTACGAGAAAGATGCGTCGACAAAGGTCGAGGGCGACGTTTGGGTACTCGACTCGTCGGACAGGGACCGAGTCATTGAGCCATCGACGAAAGACAGTTTTGTAGTCGACCTACCAAATCATGCAGCGGCCGGTCATTTGTGGACAATTGACGAGCTACGCTGTGAAGGCTTCACCCTAGAACCATTCACTCACGACGCCCGAACGGTGTCGAAGCCACCGCGCGATTCCATAATCGTGGGCGGTCTGGGCGTTGACCGTACCCTGAGGTATTCGCTGACACCGGTCGCCAACTTCGCGCAGGGCCTCAGTTCCGAACCCAACGTGCGAGCGTTAGTGTCGGTTCACGAGACCACCCCGTGGGCGGCCACAGCACCAAGCCACGATGCATTTTCGTTCAGCACTGAATTTGACGACATCAAAGGCGGACTGTCGAAGCCCGAGCGTGCGCGAAGGTTGGAAAGAGTTCGAGGGGGCGTGGATGATTGA
- a CDS encoding helix-turn-helix transcriptional regulator yields MQINRKSELEAKVLGSAIRQRRTQLELTLDQLSRKVRVDVGQLSRFERGEFKYSSKNLQKIVDYLQISVEQTQTADPLIQKFAELLVRSERHRAAATALVQALQELR; encoded by the coding sequence ATGCAAATAAACCGCAAGTCCGAACTGGAAGCTAAAGTACTGGGGAGCGCTATTCGTCAGCGGCGGACGCAGCTCGAACTAACGCTTGACCAGCTGTCGAGGAAGGTTCGGGTAGATGTAGGACAACTGTCCCGCTTCGAAAGGGGTGAGTTCAAATATTCGTCAAAGAATTTGCAAAAAATAGTAGATTATTTGCAAATTTCGGTCGAACAGACCCAGACCGCAGACCCGCTTATTCAAAAATTCGCAGAGCTGCTTGTACGTTCTGAGCGCCATAGAGCCGCAGCAACGGCGTTAGTCCAAGCGCTGCAAGAACTGCGATAG
- a CDS encoding restriction endonuclease subunit S: MNSEWIPTTIGDQATLQRGFDITKAQQREGSIPVISSGGTNSYHNAAAVKGPGVVLGRKGVVGSVYFVNKDFWPHDTTLWVKDFHGNDALFVYYFFRSRAADLAALDVGSANPTLNRNHVHPIKTAWPPLSEQRKIAEFLGALDDRICILRETNVTLEAIAQALFKSWFINFDPVRAKLEGRAPEGVDEATATLFPDGFEESELGLAPKGWRVGVFGDLAVQVKGSVNPLDTPSREFEHYSLPAFDAHRLPVVELGASIKSNKTRMCSGVVLQSKLNPHIPRVWYPQTVGTAAVCSTEFLPWLAKAPASPEVVYCLLQSTAFEAEVRTLVTGTSNSHQRVKPDQVASLRTVIATAETYGAFTNTVRPLLQRVAENWQLCGQLAVVRDGLLPRLISGQLRLPEAEALAA; this comes from the coding sequence ATGAATTCTGAGTGGATTCCAACAACGATAGGCGACCAGGCCACCCTTCAGAGGGGCTTTGACATTACGAAGGCGCAGCAACGAGAGGGCAGCATTCCTGTGATTTCGTCAGGGGGCACGAATAGCTACCACAATGCTGCAGCGGTAAAGGGACCTGGCGTTGTGCTCGGTCGTAAAGGCGTGGTCGGTAGCGTGTACTTCGTAAATAAAGACTTCTGGCCCCACGATACAACACTCTGGGTCAAAGATTTTCACGGGAACGATGCGCTTTTTGTTTATTACTTTTTTCGTTCACGCGCGGCGGACCTTGCTGCCCTTGATGTAGGGTCCGCAAACCCGACTTTGAATCGAAATCACGTTCATCCGATAAAAACTGCCTGGCCGCCGCTTTCGGAGCAACGAAAGATTGCGGAATTCTTAGGAGCCCTCGACGACCGCATCTGCATCCTACGTGAAACCAACGTTACCCTGGAAGCTATCGCTCAAGCCTTGTTCAAGTCTTGGTTTATCAATTTCGACCCCGTTCGCGCCAAGCTGGAAGGTCGTGCGCCCGAAGGCGTGGACGAGGCCACTGCTACGCTTTTTCCGGATGGGTTCGAGGAGTCGGAGCTGGGGTTGGCGCCCAAAGGGTGGCGGGTAGGCGTTTTTGGAGACCTAGCCGTACAGGTGAAAGGCTCTGTGAATCCGCTTGATACGCCGAGCCGGGAATTCGAGCATTACAGTCTGCCGGCATTTGATGCACACCGGCTCCCTGTGGTTGAGCTTGGTGCGTCCATCAAGAGCAACAAGACCCGTATGTGTTCGGGCGTCGTACTTCAATCGAAACTGAATCCTCATATTCCCCGTGTTTGGTATCCCCAAACTGTTGGGACGGCGGCAGTTTGCTCAACGGAATTCTTACCCTGGTTAGCGAAGGCTCCCGCAAGCCCCGAGGTTGTGTACTGCCTTTTGCAAAGTACGGCGTTTGAAGCGGAAGTCCGAACCTTGGTGACTGGTACCTCGAATAGTCACCAAAGAGTGAAGCCAGACCAAGTAGCTTCGTTACGGACTGTCATAGCGACAGCCGAAACTTATGGGGCATTCACCAATACGGTTAGGCCTCTTTTGCAACGGGTCGCAGAAAACTGGCAATTGTGTGGGCAATTGGCGGTAGTGCGCGACGGTTTGCTCCCTCGCTTAATTTCTGGCCAACTCCGCTTACCCGAAGCCGAAGCACTCGCCGCCTAA
- a CDS encoding helix-turn-helix transcriptional regulator encodes MSQETPASDEDQRLSLARRLREAREYVGLSQEDVAAALGISRPAVTNIEAGTRKVEALELDKLSQLYGQTVQYLLTGSSPTNDARLAFLARATHGLSSQDLEELGRFAEFLRSSGNSKRRGE; translated from the coding sequence ATGAGTCAAGAGACGCCAGCATCAGATGAAGACCAGCGCCTCTCACTAGCCCGGCGATTGCGTGAGGCTCGCGAATACGTCGGCCTTTCTCAAGAAGATGTCGCCGCGGCATTAGGCATATCTAGGCCCGCCGTAACAAACATTGAGGCGGGAACGCGAAAGGTCGAGGCCTTGGAGTTGGACAAGTTAAGCCAGCTCTATGGCCAGACGGTTCAATACCTTCTCACTGGTTCCTCCCCTACAAATGACGCACGCCTCGCCTTTCTGGCAAGGGCGACCCACGGCTTAAGCTCCCAGGATTTGGAAGAGTTGGGACGCTTCGCTGAATTTTTGCGCAGTTCGGGCAACTCCAAACGTCGAGGCGAGTAA
- a CDS encoding DUF4031 domain-containing protein: MAIYVDDERIPWRGKLWCHLVADSLTELHEFAQRLGLRRAWFQERSVYPHYDVTLGVRDKALAMGAALGDRSTIIGCAKQLKAELYESQDPVPQS, encoded by the coding sequence ATGGCGATTTACGTCGACGACGAGCGAATTCCTTGGCGGGGCAAGTTGTGGTGCCATCTCGTAGCAGACTCTTTGACGGAGTTGCATGAGTTCGCCCAGCGTCTCGGCTTGCGCCGAGCTTGGTTCCAGGAGAGGTCGGTCTATCCCCACTATGACGTCACGCTGGGCGTTCGAGACAAGGCATTAGCGATGGGCGCCGCGCTGGGCGACCGCAGCACCATTATCGGTTGTGCAAAGCAGCTGAAAGCGGAGCTTTACGAAAGTCAGGACCCTGTGCCACAGTCCTAG